In the Channa argus isolate prfri chromosome 6, Channa argus male v1.0, whole genome shotgun sequence genome, GTTAAACCATGTTCGGTACAGTCTTAAAATAAACGTGTCAAATAAatcagacaataaataaataggtgGTATCTGGATTTGGTATAAGATTGAAAGTAGGCTTATTTTCTCCACAGTATGGGGAGTTTGCACAGGATGGGAAGACAGACCTCcacttgaattaaaaaaacatgcaaacaagtTTGCTCAGGGGAACTAAACCCAGGTCTTTGTGCTATGAGACAACACTGTTATCCAACTGGGCCACCATGTCACCCCATGGGTCAGTTCCAACTGCTTATTTAGCTTTGCCAAAAGTAGATCCAGAAGATGAATTCATCCTGCATGCCATGGCCACTccacatacagtagatgtatTTGCTTAATGGCATTGAGATCACATATAACATGAATTGGTGCTTTCTGCGGGGTAAGATCCCTACTACAGGCGTCTGTGTACCGGGGTCCGTAACATGAAAGACTGCGAGCTGCTGTTCGAGAAAGCTCTGCATGTGAATACAACAACAAGATCATTGAAGCGCACTGAAACCCAGGGCAAGCATGAACTATACACAAATCGATCTATAAACATGCTAGTAGGCTTTAAGCAGACGTGAACTTAGAGGCGAGTCACATTCATTTGTAGGTTTACGCTCCTGGGTTAGTGTGAGTGAAAGGGACTCAACAACCGAGAGAATTCACTCTAATGAGAAATCTTTGGACTGGCTCAGAGCTTACCGCTGTGGATCCCGATGAAGACGCGAGGAAGACTTTAATAACCATTTTGATAGAATATATTGTAGAGTTTGCAACAAGTAACTTGGGCTCTTAAAGGAGCAGGCAGCCTCCTCTATTATTAGAGCGCACACAAGACGGAGACATAGCACTgagatcaaacacacacacacacacacacacacacacacacacacagtgctagGGCTATTTTTGTCTCTAGACTCCATTAGTGCAGGATTGGTGGGAAGGCCCCTAGGGGCGCAGCATCACAGTGACTGATTGGTAACTTCAGCTGTCTGTCGAGGCAGGGACAGTGAAGTTAGTTCCCAGCTCCTTACTGAGTGCTTATATGGACAGAAATATCACTGACCAGCACTGTAGGCTGTAAGTCGTTGGTTTCCAAACGCTGGACCACGGACTGTTAAGGGTCCTTGAATTGGCTCCCCAATAAAGTTTGTAATTGTTATTACAGTACAGGCTGGTGTTATGTTGGGATGTGACACCAGATCAACCtcgatttaaaaaaatccaaatatcgGGGTAATCACCTTAATCACCGAAGTGTTGGAACTGCAGCAGATGGAGGTGCAGACCAAAATACTACTGAAACGACTCCCCCACCGCCACATGGCGGCACTGCAGCCTTTCACAGCTTAGTTGTGCCCGTCTGGTTTCTGAAGCTTTCAGATCTCAGTCATACACCGTGCCCACAGGAAGCTCGGCGAAAAATATCTGATAAATTATACTGTCAGTTTATCCAGTTCTAATTCCATTTGACCATAATATCTTTTTtgcacaaaattaaaacaaatggctCAAAACAGATCAGTCAAGTCACTCACTGAGGTAGACAGTCATAGATGTGCGATTCTGAGATTGAAGAGATGCTGAAGGATGAGCAGAGCTTTGTGAACTTAATATATGTACAACCCATTTGCATACTTTTCATGGAGTTTTATTGCTGATTTATGCTGAATGCAGTTAAAACTTTTACATTCGTATCCCTACCTTCTGGCATTTAAGAATttgttacaataaataaaaaggttttccttttatcttttattaaaatgtaatttccaaaTCATTACCTTTTGAAATAATACAAAGAACATCCtcacaattaaattaaaataatacaaaaataaaaattatcaacaaaaaaatgtgttgcagtaTGAGACGGCCCACACTAAAATGCACTGCATTTTTACGCAGGAGTAGCTGGCAAAATCCAGCTGAACAAAATTGTAGctttcatctttaaaatgttgagCAATAAGTTAGGGAAagaatgtgtttaatttttgtgaTTAGCCTAATTGACTTAGACAACTAACTGACAGCATGTAGCCCCAGTGTTACTATCTTGTTGCAAACCACCAACCAGCACGTGATTCCCACACCacctgaaaacaaagaacagctcTATCAGTGAATTTACCATAATTTTATGACACATTTAATGCAAGAAGAGGGAATGATTTTGGAATTGTAATCCAAAACTGTACTAGGTCATATAAATATCGATTACCAGCAACTCCTGTTGGGAAAGCCACAAGGCGCTCCACAGGGGCAATCCATCTACTGGGGACCACAGTGACTGGATCAGAGTAATATTTCCATATTAAGGAGATCATCAGAGCAGCCTGACAAACAACAGAAGGATATGTTTTAAGTACATGGTGGGTATTTCATGAGTTTGTCATAATGCTGATAATGCCAACACTGTATTTGCTATTAAAGCGATGCATGGTCTATTTATGTAAGTACTTAAATTGGAATTATCTGGGAGTTTTGTATCAAACAGTGGTCCATACATTTGTGGCATTGAGCTAACTGGTTGTGGATCTCATGCTTACATTGGAATCTACAACTAAATGCAATTTTGCTACTACTTACAATCTCCACCTACCTGcagaatataaaatacaatgttgACAACCCATTTCATTTTGGCTTGCTGTGCCGTTCTTGATTTCActgcaaaaataagaaaatgtgtaattgtTAGATGTAACACAGTGACTTTTATTGTGGCCACCATTTATTAGCCATTGACTTTTAGCCTGCCACATTATTTGCAGAGGCTGAGATAATATATTAAGAAATACTGAAAAACTACTTGAGATAAATCTTTagataaaagtatttatttgaaaaatctaatcagtttaaATCATAGGCTTTGGGACAATGAGTACAGGGAAACTAGGAAAAATAGTGATTGATTCAAGCATTTATTTAAGTCATATAGAGCACAACATGAGCTATGTATCCTGGTCATGTCATTTATGAAGATAGAAATAATCAGAAAGAGGAATTGCTCTGTTCTGCAAATGTGCCAAACTAAAATTCTGTTTAGGTGCTTCCTGTTAGTGTAGAAGATAACTCTGAGGCTGAAGGACAACAACAGGCACCAGCCTGCAAGTACTGCATGTTATCCAAAACCCTCTGCCACTTCCTGTTGTTGGTGGTTTAGTTAGTGTTTCAAACTACTatagtcaggaagggcatccggcgtaaaaactgtgcagacaatgatccgctgtgccaaccctgaactcactggataagatgaaaggacaagaaaaaaagtagTAAATACACATGTGTGGAAGACATTATGTGCCTTTTAAGTTCCAAGTGAGTATCACCCAATATTTTATCAATGGTATTCTGTTACTATTGTACTGAATTAAATATTGACAGACTCGTAAAACAGTTTATTGTGTGTATGCCTCTCACATACATTTGCCCCTCACCGTGCGTTTTCAGCTTGTCTGTCATCTTGTTGATTTTGCGCTCCAGTCTGGCATATCTAGCAAACTCATCCATCATGCTAATGGAAGATTGCTCCTTCTTCAGCTCCTGGATTTCAGCCCTCATTTCACTCTCCTGCTCTGCATCTTTCTGCACCATCTTTGAGAGCTTAAGAGAAGAGAGTATACATTTTTTCAGTAACCAAACAAACGTGGTGTAAATGTAATGAAAGCTATTGTTTATGAACACATTTACTAAATTATACCCAAAGTAACTTTCCCTCTACTAAACATAATAAGACAATaatgtttcacttgttttttatatcagtgttgtgctgtgttttctggTCAGCATGATGCATGTGCAGAGTTTGACATTACAAGGAAAGTTTCACTGAGCTCCCcataaaacttaaaagaaaTGCACATATCTGCATAATTTGTAACATCACAAATAATTTGGAAGTTTATCTCAGTCTATAACGCACGTAAGTACGTTTTTGCAGGCTTTTAGTAACAGTAACTTCAAACTTCAAACATGCAATGAGAATGGGTGTCAGGGTGTAGGGGCCATCTTGTGTTGAGCAGTTTGAACTGAAAATTAATATTTAcgtataaaatataaagaatttctgtattttaataataagtCAAAGAGGTGCTTGTGCGTATCTGGATAGTTATGCAGTATAATGAAATCGAAAAACATGTGAAGCAGTTTATTGTTCAAAGCAATTAATACATGACTTTAGAGGACCTTCGTGTGCTCTTTGTAGACAATAAATGTTCGCATCACCTCTGGATGCTCCCAAGGTTTAGCCTGCAGGTTTTAACAGTAATCACAATAGGTTACGCCATTACGTAACGTCACAGTGGGCTCCTAACGTTGAAAAGTGATACAGCACAAAATGTTTCCCCTTTTCGGGAAAACCCCACCCTCTGGATGTAGCAGAGCAGCTACTTGGTTAGAGCTAGCTGCTAGCTAGCTCTAACCGTGTAAGTTAGCATCATTAACCATCAGCCTTAAATCAGCTAACGCTAAGCTAGTCAACAATGGTCTGCCATGTGACGCAAAGCTACAGGAACAACTCGAATACTCATAATACGGAGCTATAACCCATACATAAAGGATATGCGATTATTATATTGTACCGAGAATCAACACTTACGAAAGAAGATATGCTCGGAAGGAGGCTTTTCATGAGATTGCAGAGGAAAACGGACCCCAACACAAGAAACCACGTATAGCCGGCCGCCATGTTTCTCCTCCTGCACTCAGTCTCCTTGACTACGCCATGCAGTTACATAATACTTAATCAATTCAGGTTATGCTGGTACATGACGGTACATGACTGCTATTTTTCACACAACACATTGTATTTACAACACTTCACTTACGCAGCCCAATGTGTTTGTTAACAAATATGAACACTAGTTACATAATTTATGGAAGTGTGTGTAAGTT is a window encoding:
- the get1 gene encoding guided entry of tail-anchored proteins factor 1, whose product is MAAGYTWFLVLGSVFLCNLMKSLLPSISSFLSKMVQKDAEQESEMRAEIQELKKEQSSISMMDEFARYARLERKINKMTDKLKTHVKSRTAQQAKMKWVVNIVFYILQAALMISLIWKYYSDPVTVVPSRWIAPVERLVAFPTGVAGGVGITCWLVVCNKIVTLGLHAVS